One genomic segment of Nothobranchius furzeri strain GRZ-AD chromosome 10, NfurGRZ-RIMD1, whole genome shotgun sequence includes these proteins:
- the LOC107387063 gene encoding AP-2 complex subunit beta isoform X2 — translation MTDSKYFTTNKKGEIFELKAELNNEKKEKRKEAVKKVIAAMTVGKDVSSLFPDVVNCMQTDNLELKKLVYLYLMNYAKSQPDMAIMAVNSFVKDCEDPNPLIRALAVRTMGCIRVDKITEYLCEPLRKCLKDEDPYVRKTAAVCVAKLHDINAQMVEDQGFLDSLRDLIADSNPMVVANAVAALSEISESHPNSNLLDLNPQNINKLLTALNECTEWGQIFILDCLSNYNPKDEREAQSICERVTPRLSHANSAVVLSAVKVLMKFLELLPKDSDYYNTLLKKLSPPLVTLLSGEPEVQYVALRNINLIVQKRPEILKQEIKVFFVKYNDPIYVKLEKLDIMIRLASQANIAQVLAELKEYATEVDVDFVRKAVRAIGRCAIKVEQSAERCVSTLLDLIQTKVNYVVQEAIVVIRDIFRKYPNKYESIIATLCENLDSLDEPDARGAMIWIVGEYAERIDNADELLESFLEGFHDESTQVQLTLLTAIVKLFLKKPSETQELVQQVLSLATQDSDNPDLRDRGYIYWRLLSTDPVTAKEVVLSEKPLISEETDLIEPTLLDELICHIGSLASVYHKPPSAFVEGSHGVHRKHLPVQHSSIDTGESPVSGGPATAMDQPHVIPSQGDLLGDLLNLDLGPPVNVPQVSSMQMGAVDLLGGGLDSLVGQNFIPSSVPSTFAPSPTPAPPAVSSSGLNDLFELSTGMATTTGGYIPQKAVWLPAAKAKGLEISGTFSRRQGHMYMDMSFTNKALQHMNDFAIQFNKNSFGMIPTSPLPIHTPLMPNQSIDASLPLNTIGPVMKMDPLNNLQVAVKNNIDVFYFSVLIPLNIFFVEDGKMERQVFLATWKDIPNENELQYQIKECHLNADTVSGKLQNNNIYTIAKRNVEGQDMLYQSLKLTNGIWILAELRIQPGNPNYTLSLKCRAPEVSQYVYQMYDSILKN, via the exons ATGACAGACTCCAAATATTTCACCACAAACAAAAAAG GGGAGATCTTTGAGCTGAAGGCAGAGCTGAACaatgagaagaaggagaagagaaAAGAGGCAGTGAAGAAGGTCATCGCTGCCATGACTGTGGGCAAAGATGTTAG CTCTTTGTTCCCAGATGTGGTTAACTGCATGCAGACTGACAACCTGGAGCTGAAGAAGTTGGTCTATCTGTACTTGATGAACTACGCCAAAAGCCAGCCTGACATGGCCATCATGGCCGTGAACAGCTTTGTCAAG GACTGTGAGGACCCCAACCCTCTGATCCGGGCTCTGGCCGTCCGTACCATGGGCTGCATCCGCGTGGATAAGATAACAGAGTACCTGTGTGAGCCACTGAGGAAGTGTTTAAAGGATGAGGACCCATATGTGAGGAAGACTGCAGCTGTTTGTGTGGCTAAGCTGCATGACATCAATGCTCAGATGGTGGAAGACCAGGGCTTCCTGGACTCTCTGAGAGATCTCATTGCTGACTCAAATCCAATG GTGGTGGCCAATGCGGTTGCTGCTCTGTCTGAGATCAGCGAGTCTCACCCCAACAGCAACCTGCTGGACCTGAATCCTCAGAACATCAACAAGCTGCTGACGGCCCTCAACGAGTGCACGGAGTGGGGGCAGATCTTCATTCTGGACTGCCTGTCCAACTACAACCCCAAGGATGAGCGTGAGGCTCAAAG CATCTGTGAGCGTGTCACTCCTCGACTGTCTCATGCCAACTCAGCCGTTGTTCTGTCAGCTGTTAAGGTCCTGATGAAGTTCTTAGAGCTACTGCCTAAAGACTCGGATTATTACAACACGCTGCTGAAGAAATTATCCCCCCCGTTGGTTACCTTGCTGTCTGGAGAGCCGGAGGTCCAGTATGTAGCTCTCAGGAACATCAACCTCATTGTTCAGAAGAG ACCTGAGATCCTGAAGCAGGAGATTAAGGTGTTTTTCGTTAAGTATAACGACCCGATTTATGTGAAACTGGAGAAATTGGACATCATGATCCGCTTGGCCTCTCAGGCCAACATTGCCCAG GTTTTGGCTGAATTGAAGGAGTACGCCACAGAGGTAGACGTTGACTTTGTACGCAAGGCCGTACGAGCCATCGGACGCTGTGCCATCAAAGTGGAG caatcAGCTGAGCGCTGTGTCAGCACTCTTCTAGATCTGATCCAAACTAAGGTCAACTACGTGGTTCAGGAGGCCATTGTGGTCATCAGGGACATTTTCCGCAAGTACCCCAACAA GTATGAGAGCATCATCGCCACACTGTGTGAGAATCTGGACTCCCTGGATGAGCCCGACGCACGAGGTGCTATGATCTGGATCGTGGGCGAGTACGCAGAGAGGATCGACAATGCTGATGAGCTGCTGGAGAGTTTccttgagggcttccatgatgagaGCACCCAG GTGCAGCTCACTCTGCTGACCGCCATCGTCAAACTGTTCCTTaagaagccatcagagactcaggAGCTGGTGCAGCAGGTCCTCAGTTTGGCCACTCAG GACTCCGACAACCCCGACCTCCGTGACAGGGGTTATATTTATTGGCGCCTGCTCTCTACTGACCCTGTGACAGCCAAAGAGGTGGTGCTGTCAGAAAAGCCTCTGATCTCCGAGGAGACTGACTTGATCGAGCCCACCTTGTTGGATGAGCTGATCTGCCACATCGGCTCGCTGGCCTCCGTCTATCACAAACCACCCAGTGCCTTTGTGGAGGGAAGCCACGGTGTCCACCGCAAACACCTTCCTGTCCAGCACAGCAG CATCGACACAGGTGAGAGCCCCGTGAGCGGTGGGCCGGCCACTGCCATGGATCAGCCACACGTGATCCCCAGTCAGGGAGACTTACTGGGTGACCTGCTGAACCTGGACCTGGGCCCTCCAGTCAATGTTCCCCAAGTGTCCTCCATGCAGATGGGTGCGGTGGATCTTCTGGGTGGAGGCCTGGATAGTCTG GTGGGGCAAAACTTCATCCCTTCATCTGTCCCCAGTACGTTTGCTCCATCTCCCACACCCGCACCTCCAGCTGTCAGCAGCAGCGGCCTCAATGACCTGTTCGAACTCTCCACGGGCATGGCCACCACCACCGGAGGCTACATACCGCAAAAAGCA GTGTGGCTTCCTGCAGCTAAAGCAAAGGGACTGGAGATCTCCGGAACCTTCTCTCGTCGTCAGGGACACATGTACATGGACATGTCTTTCACCAACAAGGCTCTGCAGCACATGAATGATTTTGCAATCCAGTTCAACAAGAATAG TTTTGGGATGATCCCCACCAGCCCTCTTCCTATTCACACTCCGCTGATGCCCAATCAAAGTATCGACGCCTCTCTTCCTCTGAACACCATCGGACCTGTAATGAAGATGGATCCTCTCAATAATCTACAG GTGGCAGTGAAGAACAACATTGACGTGTTCTACTTCAGCGTTCTCATCCCTCTCAACATATTCTtcgttgaggatggaaaaatgg AGCGACAGGTGTTCTTGGCTACCTGGAAGGACATCCCCAATGAGAACGAGCTTCAGTACCAGATAAAAGAATGTCACCTAAACGCAG ACACAGTATCAGGGAAGCTGCAGAATAACAACATCTACACCATCGCTAAAAGAAACGTAGAAGGCCAGGACATGCTCTACCAGTCCCTGAAGCTAACCAACGGCATCTGGATCTTGGCTGAGCTCCGCATTCAGCCTGGGAATCCCAATTACACG CTGTCCCTTAAGTGTCGGGCCCCTGAGGTGTCTCAGTATGTCTACCAGATGTACGACTCCATACTGAAGAACTGA
- the LOC107387063 gene encoding AP-1 complex subunit beta-1 isoform X1 produces MTDSKYFTTNKKGEIFELKAELNNEKKEKRKEAVKKVIAAMTVGKDVSSLFPDVVNCMQTDNLELKKLVYLYLMNYAKSQPDMAIMAVNSFVKDCEDPNPLIRALAVRTMGCIRVDKITEYLCEPLRKCLKDEDPYVRKTAAVCVAKLHDINAQMVEDQGFLDSLRDLIADSNPMVVANAVAALSEISESHPNSNLLDLNPQNINKLLTALNECTEWGQIFILDCLSNYNPKDEREAQSICERVTPRLSHANSAVVLSAVKVLMKFLELLPKDSDYYNTLLKKLSPPLVTLLSGEPEVQYVALRNINLIVQKRPEILKQEIKVFFVKYNDPIYVKLEKLDIMIRLASQANIAQVLAELKEYATEVDVDFVRKAVRAIGRCAIKVEQSAERCVSTLLDLIQTKVNYVVQEAIVVIRDIFRKYPNKYESIIATLCENLDSLDEPDARGAMIWIVGEYAERIDNADELLESFLEGFHDESTQVQLTLLTAIVKLFLKKPSETQELVQQVLSLATQDSDNPDLRDRGYIYWRLLSTDPVTAKEVVLSEKPLISEETDLIEPTLLDELICHIGSLASVYHKPPSAFVEGSHGVHRKHLPVQHSSIDTGESPVSGGPATAMDQPHVIPSQGDLLGDLLNLDLGPPVNVPQVSSMQMGAVDLLGGGLDSLLGGDLGGGVGGSPAVGQNFIPSSVPSTFAPSPTPAPPAVSSSGLNDLFELSTGMATTTGGYIPQKAVWLPAAKAKGLEISGTFSRRQGHMYMDMSFTNKALQHMNDFAIQFNKNSFGMIPTSPLPIHTPLMPNQSIDASLPLNTIGPVMKMDPLNNLQVAVKNNIDVFYFSVLIPLNIFFVEDGKMERQVFLATWKDIPNENELQYQIKECHLNADTVSGKLQNNNIYTIAKRNVEGQDMLYQSLKLTNGIWILAELRIQPGNPNYTLSLKCRAPEVSQYVYQMYDSILKN; encoded by the exons ATGACAGACTCCAAATATTTCACCACAAACAAAAAAG GGGAGATCTTTGAGCTGAAGGCAGAGCTGAACaatgagaagaaggagaagagaaAAGAGGCAGTGAAGAAGGTCATCGCTGCCATGACTGTGGGCAAAGATGTTAG CTCTTTGTTCCCAGATGTGGTTAACTGCATGCAGACTGACAACCTGGAGCTGAAGAAGTTGGTCTATCTGTACTTGATGAACTACGCCAAAAGCCAGCCTGACATGGCCATCATGGCCGTGAACAGCTTTGTCAAG GACTGTGAGGACCCCAACCCTCTGATCCGGGCTCTGGCCGTCCGTACCATGGGCTGCATCCGCGTGGATAAGATAACAGAGTACCTGTGTGAGCCACTGAGGAAGTGTTTAAAGGATGAGGACCCATATGTGAGGAAGACTGCAGCTGTTTGTGTGGCTAAGCTGCATGACATCAATGCTCAGATGGTGGAAGACCAGGGCTTCCTGGACTCTCTGAGAGATCTCATTGCTGACTCAAATCCAATG GTGGTGGCCAATGCGGTTGCTGCTCTGTCTGAGATCAGCGAGTCTCACCCCAACAGCAACCTGCTGGACCTGAATCCTCAGAACATCAACAAGCTGCTGACGGCCCTCAACGAGTGCACGGAGTGGGGGCAGATCTTCATTCTGGACTGCCTGTCCAACTACAACCCCAAGGATGAGCGTGAGGCTCAAAG CATCTGTGAGCGTGTCACTCCTCGACTGTCTCATGCCAACTCAGCCGTTGTTCTGTCAGCTGTTAAGGTCCTGATGAAGTTCTTAGAGCTACTGCCTAAAGACTCGGATTATTACAACACGCTGCTGAAGAAATTATCCCCCCCGTTGGTTACCTTGCTGTCTGGAGAGCCGGAGGTCCAGTATGTAGCTCTCAGGAACATCAACCTCATTGTTCAGAAGAG ACCTGAGATCCTGAAGCAGGAGATTAAGGTGTTTTTCGTTAAGTATAACGACCCGATTTATGTGAAACTGGAGAAATTGGACATCATGATCCGCTTGGCCTCTCAGGCCAACATTGCCCAG GTTTTGGCTGAATTGAAGGAGTACGCCACAGAGGTAGACGTTGACTTTGTACGCAAGGCCGTACGAGCCATCGGACGCTGTGCCATCAAAGTGGAG caatcAGCTGAGCGCTGTGTCAGCACTCTTCTAGATCTGATCCAAACTAAGGTCAACTACGTGGTTCAGGAGGCCATTGTGGTCATCAGGGACATTTTCCGCAAGTACCCCAACAA GTATGAGAGCATCATCGCCACACTGTGTGAGAATCTGGACTCCCTGGATGAGCCCGACGCACGAGGTGCTATGATCTGGATCGTGGGCGAGTACGCAGAGAGGATCGACAATGCTGATGAGCTGCTGGAGAGTTTccttgagggcttccatgatgagaGCACCCAG GTGCAGCTCACTCTGCTGACCGCCATCGTCAAACTGTTCCTTaagaagccatcagagactcaggAGCTGGTGCAGCAGGTCCTCAGTTTGGCCACTCAG GACTCCGACAACCCCGACCTCCGTGACAGGGGTTATATTTATTGGCGCCTGCTCTCTACTGACCCTGTGACAGCCAAAGAGGTGGTGCTGTCAGAAAAGCCTCTGATCTCCGAGGAGACTGACTTGATCGAGCCCACCTTGTTGGATGAGCTGATCTGCCACATCGGCTCGCTGGCCTCCGTCTATCACAAACCACCCAGTGCCTTTGTGGAGGGAAGCCACGGTGTCCACCGCAAACACCTTCCTGTCCAGCACAGCAG CATCGACACAGGTGAGAGCCCCGTGAGCGGTGGGCCGGCCACTGCCATGGATCAGCCACACGTGATCCCCAGTCAGGGAGACTTACTGGGTGACCTGCTGAACCTGGACCTGGGCCCTCCAGTCAATGTTCCCCAAGTGTCCTCCATGCAGATGGGTGCGGTGGATCTTCTGGGTGGAGGCCTGGATAGTCTG CTGGGAGGAGACCTGGGCGGAGGTGTTGGGGGAAGTCCAGCA GTGGGGCAAAACTTCATCCCTTCATCTGTCCCCAGTACGTTTGCTCCATCTCCCACACCCGCACCTCCAGCTGTCAGCAGCAGCGGCCTCAATGACCTGTTCGAACTCTCCACGGGCATGGCCACCACCACCGGAGGCTACATACCGCAAAAAGCA GTGTGGCTTCCTGCAGCTAAAGCAAAGGGACTGGAGATCTCCGGAACCTTCTCTCGTCGTCAGGGACACATGTACATGGACATGTCTTTCACCAACAAGGCTCTGCAGCACATGAATGATTTTGCAATCCAGTTCAACAAGAATAG TTTTGGGATGATCCCCACCAGCCCTCTTCCTATTCACACTCCGCTGATGCCCAATCAAAGTATCGACGCCTCTCTTCCTCTGAACACCATCGGACCTGTAATGAAGATGGATCCTCTCAATAATCTACAG GTGGCAGTGAAGAACAACATTGACGTGTTCTACTTCAGCGTTCTCATCCCTCTCAACATATTCTtcgttgaggatggaaaaatgg AGCGACAGGTGTTCTTGGCTACCTGGAAGGACATCCCCAATGAGAACGAGCTTCAGTACCAGATAAAAGAATGTCACCTAAACGCAG ACACAGTATCAGGGAAGCTGCAGAATAACAACATCTACACCATCGCTAAAAGAAACGTAGAAGGCCAGGACATGCTCTACCAGTCCCTGAAGCTAACCAACGGCATCTGGATCTTGGCTGAGCTCCGCATTCAGCCTGGGAATCCCAATTACACG CTGTCCCTTAAGTGTCGGGCCCCTGAGGTGTCTCAGTATGTCTACCAGATGTACGACTCCATACTGAAGAACTGA
- the LOC107387063 gene encoding AP-1 complex subunit beta-1 isoform X3, with amino-acid sequence MTVGKDVSSLFPDVVNCMQTDNLELKKLVYLYLMNYAKSQPDMAIMAVNSFVKDCEDPNPLIRALAVRTMGCIRVDKITEYLCEPLRKCLKDEDPYVRKTAAVCVAKLHDINAQMVEDQGFLDSLRDLIADSNPMVVANAVAALSEISESHPNSNLLDLNPQNINKLLTALNECTEWGQIFILDCLSNYNPKDEREAQSICERVTPRLSHANSAVVLSAVKVLMKFLELLPKDSDYYNTLLKKLSPPLVTLLSGEPEVQYVALRNINLIVQKRPEILKQEIKVFFVKYNDPIYVKLEKLDIMIRLASQANIAQVLAELKEYATEVDVDFVRKAVRAIGRCAIKVEQSAERCVSTLLDLIQTKVNYVVQEAIVVIRDIFRKYPNKYESIIATLCENLDSLDEPDARGAMIWIVGEYAERIDNADELLESFLEGFHDESTQVQLTLLTAIVKLFLKKPSETQELVQQVLSLATQDSDNPDLRDRGYIYWRLLSTDPVTAKEVVLSEKPLISEETDLIEPTLLDELICHIGSLASVYHKPPSAFVEGSHGVHRKHLPVQHSSIDTGESPVSGGPATAMDQPHVIPSQGDLLGDLLNLDLGPPVNVPQVSSMQMGAVDLLGGGLDSLLGGDLGGGVGGSPAVGQNFIPSSVPSTFAPSPTPAPPAVSSSGLNDLFELSTGMATTTGGYIPQKAVWLPAAKAKGLEISGTFSRRQGHMYMDMSFTNKALQHMNDFAIQFNKNSFGMIPTSPLPIHTPLMPNQSIDASLPLNTIGPVMKMDPLNNLQVAVKNNIDVFYFSVLIPLNIFFVEDGKMERQVFLATWKDIPNENELQYQIKECHLNADTVSGKLQNNNIYTIAKRNVEGQDMLYQSLKLTNGIWILAELRIQPGNPNYTLSLKCRAPEVSQYVYQMYDSILKN; translated from the exons ATGACTGTGGGCAAAGATGTTAG CTCTTTGTTCCCAGATGTGGTTAACTGCATGCAGACTGACAACCTGGAGCTGAAGAAGTTGGTCTATCTGTACTTGATGAACTACGCCAAAAGCCAGCCTGACATGGCCATCATGGCCGTGAACAGCTTTGTCAAG GACTGTGAGGACCCCAACCCTCTGATCCGGGCTCTGGCCGTCCGTACCATGGGCTGCATCCGCGTGGATAAGATAACAGAGTACCTGTGTGAGCCACTGAGGAAGTGTTTAAAGGATGAGGACCCATATGTGAGGAAGACTGCAGCTGTTTGTGTGGCTAAGCTGCATGACATCAATGCTCAGATGGTGGAAGACCAGGGCTTCCTGGACTCTCTGAGAGATCTCATTGCTGACTCAAATCCAATG GTGGTGGCCAATGCGGTTGCTGCTCTGTCTGAGATCAGCGAGTCTCACCCCAACAGCAACCTGCTGGACCTGAATCCTCAGAACATCAACAAGCTGCTGACGGCCCTCAACGAGTGCACGGAGTGGGGGCAGATCTTCATTCTGGACTGCCTGTCCAACTACAACCCCAAGGATGAGCGTGAGGCTCAAAG CATCTGTGAGCGTGTCACTCCTCGACTGTCTCATGCCAACTCAGCCGTTGTTCTGTCAGCTGTTAAGGTCCTGATGAAGTTCTTAGAGCTACTGCCTAAAGACTCGGATTATTACAACACGCTGCTGAAGAAATTATCCCCCCCGTTGGTTACCTTGCTGTCTGGAGAGCCGGAGGTCCAGTATGTAGCTCTCAGGAACATCAACCTCATTGTTCAGAAGAG ACCTGAGATCCTGAAGCAGGAGATTAAGGTGTTTTTCGTTAAGTATAACGACCCGATTTATGTGAAACTGGAGAAATTGGACATCATGATCCGCTTGGCCTCTCAGGCCAACATTGCCCAG GTTTTGGCTGAATTGAAGGAGTACGCCACAGAGGTAGACGTTGACTTTGTACGCAAGGCCGTACGAGCCATCGGACGCTGTGCCATCAAAGTGGAG caatcAGCTGAGCGCTGTGTCAGCACTCTTCTAGATCTGATCCAAACTAAGGTCAACTACGTGGTTCAGGAGGCCATTGTGGTCATCAGGGACATTTTCCGCAAGTACCCCAACAA GTATGAGAGCATCATCGCCACACTGTGTGAGAATCTGGACTCCCTGGATGAGCCCGACGCACGAGGTGCTATGATCTGGATCGTGGGCGAGTACGCAGAGAGGATCGACAATGCTGATGAGCTGCTGGAGAGTTTccttgagggcttccatgatgagaGCACCCAG GTGCAGCTCACTCTGCTGACCGCCATCGTCAAACTGTTCCTTaagaagccatcagagactcaggAGCTGGTGCAGCAGGTCCTCAGTTTGGCCACTCAG GACTCCGACAACCCCGACCTCCGTGACAGGGGTTATATTTATTGGCGCCTGCTCTCTACTGACCCTGTGACAGCCAAAGAGGTGGTGCTGTCAGAAAAGCCTCTGATCTCCGAGGAGACTGACTTGATCGAGCCCACCTTGTTGGATGAGCTGATCTGCCACATCGGCTCGCTGGCCTCCGTCTATCACAAACCACCCAGTGCCTTTGTGGAGGGAAGCCACGGTGTCCACCGCAAACACCTTCCTGTCCAGCACAGCAG CATCGACACAGGTGAGAGCCCCGTGAGCGGTGGGCCGGCCACTGCCATGGATCAGCCACACGTGATCCCCAGTCAGGGAGACTTACTGGGTGACCTGCTGAACCTGGACCTGGGCCCTCCAGTCAATGTTCCCCAAGTGTCCTCCATGCAGATGGGTGCGGTGGATCTTCTGGGTGGAGGCCTGGATAGTCTG CTGGGAGGAGACCTGGGCGGAGGTGTTGGGGGAAGTCCAGCA GTGGGGCAAAACTTCATCCCTTCATCTGTCCCCAGTACGTTTGCTCCATCTCCCACACCCGCACCTCCAGCTGTCAGCAGCAGCGGCCTCAATGACCTGTTCGAACTCTCCACGGGCATGGCCACCACCACCGGAGGCTACATACCGCAAAAAGCA GTGTGGCTTCCTGCAGCTAAAGCAAAGGGACTGGAGATCTCCGGAACCTTCTCTCGTCGTCAGGGACACATGTACATGGACATGTCTTTCACCAACAAGGCTCTGCAGCACATGAATGATTTTGCAATCCAGTTCAACAAGAATAG TTTTGGGATGATCCCCACCAGCCCTCTTCCTATTCACACTCCGCTGATGCCCAATCAAAGTATCGACGCCTCTCTTCCTCTGAACACCATCGGACCTGTAATGAAGATGGATCCTCTCAATAATCTACAG GTGGCAGTGAAGAACAACATTGACGTGTTCTACTTCAGCGTTCTCATCCCTCTCAACATATTCTtcgttgaggatggaaaaatgg AGCGACAGGTGTTCTTGGCTACCTGGAAGGACATCCCCAATGAGAACGAGCTTCAGTACCAGATAAAAGAATGTCACCTAAACGCAG ACACAGTATCAGGGAAGCTGCAGAATAACAACATCTACACCATCGCTAAAAGAAACGTAGAAGGCCAGGACATGCTCTACCAGTCCCTGAAGCTAACCAACGGCATCTGGATCTTGGCTGAGCTCCGCATTCAGCCTGGGAATCCCAATTACACG CTGTCCCTTAAGTGTCGGGCCCCTGAGGTGTCTCAGTATGTCTACCAGATGTACGACTCCATACTGAAGAACTGA
- the LOC107387068 gene encoding hepatic and glial cell adhesion molecule isoform X2 produces the protein MQPETDASTKVKTTHKFLLLACFSFFNFKVLAVNMTIPNTLIRGVVGGEALLSVRYSSFSLDLPVIKWQLKREKSVTVVQTIGTDIIGTLRPEYQDRILVFENGTLLLHNLRLSDDGTYDVEISITDDIFTGEGSIVLTVDEPISRPYIHMEASSVLELSENFLLNCSHDNGTRTTYRWFKGGKPLTNETRFLLSPDQKLLTIMRVLMADDDIYSCTVENPVGSMTSLPVRLSVYRRSSLYIFLSTGGIFLLIALVTVCACWTPKKSKKQPRKSMSRIYGHSRHKPLNQNDDMAPKMTAHNGINAVTSLYILQQKDPSMDDSSSNSIGSPSELDNPPSYTTSPKCTNSLILTAGLPAHCSPRYT, from the exons ATGCAGCCAGAGACGGACGCTTCTACGAAAGTCAAAACAACTCACAAGTTTTTATTGCTTGCGTGTTTCAGTTTCTTCAATTTCA AAGTGCTGGCGGTAAACATGACAATCCCTAACACTCTGATCAGAGGAGTGGTCGGAGGGGAGGCCCTTCTGTCGGTCCGCTACAGTAGTTTCAGCCTCGATTTGCCGGTCATCAAGTGGCAGCTCAAGAGGGAAAAGTCTGTTACCGTTGTCCAGACGATTGGAACGGACATCATTGGGACCTTGAGGCCCGAGTATCAAGATCGAATCCTGGTATTCGAGAATGGgacgctgctcctccacaaccTCAGGCTCTCGGATGATGGAACTTATGATGTGGAGATCTCCATCACAGATGATATTTTTACAGGCGAGGGCAGCATCGTGCTTACTGTGGATG AGCCCATATCCAGGCCATACATCCACATGGAAGCCTCTTCTGTGCTGGAGCTCAGTGAAAACTTCCTCCTCAATTGTTCCCATGACAACGGAACTAGGACCACATACAGGTGGTTTAAAGGTGGCAAGCCCCTGACCAACGAAACAAGGTTCTTGTTGTCGCCGGATCAGAAGCTGCTGACCATCATGAGAGTGTTGATGGCCGATGATGACATCTACAGCTGCACAGTGGAGAATCCTGTGGGCAGCATGACCAGCCTGCCCGTTAGACTGTCTGTGTACA GAAGAAGTTCCCTCTACATCTTTCTTTCTACTGGAGGAATCTTCCTCCTCATTGCCTTGGTGACCGTGTGTGCCTGTTGGACTCCTAAAAA GTCCAAAAAGCAGCCCAGAAAATCTATGTCCAGGATTTACGGCCACTCTCGTCACAAACCACTAAATCAAAATG ATGATATGGCTCCAAAAATGACGGCGCATAACGGGATAAATGCAGTGACATCACTCTACATTCTGCAGCAAAAA GATCCCTCCATGGATGACTCTTCCAGCAACAGCATCGGATCTCCTTCTGAACTTGACAACCCACCATCCTACACTACTTCTCCCAAATGCACAAATTCTCTCATCCTGACAGCTGGTTTACCAGCTCATTGCTCCCCTAGGTATACCTGA
- the LOC107387068 gene encoding hepatic and glial cell adhesion molecule isoform X1 — protein MQPETDASTKVKTTHKFLLLACFSFFNFIEVLAVNMTIPNTLIRGVVGGEALLSVRYSSFSLDLPVIKWQLKREKSVTVVQTIGTDIIGTLRPEYQDRILVFENGTLLLHNLRLSDDGTYDVEISITDDIFTGEGSIVLTVDEPISRPYIHMEASSVLELSENFLLNCSHDNGTRTTYRWFKGGKPLTNETRFLLSPDQKLLTIMRVLMADDDIYSCTVENPVGSMTSLPVRLSVYRRSSLYIFLSTGGIFLLIALVTVCACWTPKKSKKQPRKSMSRIYGHSRHKPLNQNDDMAPKMTAHNGINAVTSLYILQQKDPSMDDSSSNSIGSPSELDNPPSYTTSPKCTNSLILTAGLPAHCSPRYT, from the exons ATGCAGCCAGAGACGGACGCTTCTACGAAAGTCAAAACAACTCACAAGTTTTTATTGCTTGCGTGTTTCAGTTTCTTCAATTTCA TAGAAGTGCTGGCGGTAAACATGACAATCCCTAACACTCTGATCAGAGGAGTGGTCGGAGGGGAGGCCCTTCTGTCGGTCCGCTACAGTAGTTTCAGCCTCGATTTGCCGGTCATCAAGTGGCAGCTCAAGAGGGAAAAGTCTGTTACCGTTGTCCAGACGATTGGAACGGACATCATTGGGACCTTGAGGCCCGAGTATCAAGATCGAATCCTGGTATTCGAGAATGGgacgctgctcctccacaaccTCAGGCTCTCGGATGATGGAACTTATGATGTGGAGATCTCCATCACAGATGATATTTTTACAGGCGAGGGCAGCATCGTGCTTACTGTGGATG AGCCCATATCCAGGCCATACATCCACATGGAAGCCTCTTCTGTGCTGGAGCTCAGTGAAAACTTCCTCCTCAATTGTTCCCATGACAACGGAACTAGGACCACATACAGGTGGTTTAAAGGTGGCAAGCCCCTGACCAACGAAACAAGGTTCTTGTTGTCGCCGGATCAGAAGCTGCTGACCATCATGAGAGTGTTGATGGCCGATGATGACATCTACAGCTGCACAGTGGAGAATCCTGTGGGCAGCATGACCAGCCTGCCCGTTAGACTGTCTGTGTACA GAAGAAGTTCCCTCTACATCTTTCTTTCTACTGGAGGAATCTTCCTCCTCATTGCCTTGGTGACCGTGTGTGCCTGTTGGACTCCTAAAAA GTCCAAAAAGCAGCCCAGAAAATCTATGTCCAGGATTTACGGCCACTCTCGTCACAAACCACTAAATCAAAATG ATGATATGGCTCCAAAAATGACGGCGCATAACGGGATAAATGCAGTGACATCACTCTACATTCTGCAGCAAAAA GATCCCTCCATGGATGACTCTTCCAGCAACAGCATCGGATCTCCTTCTGAACTTGACAACCCACCATCCTACACTACTTCTCCCAAATGCACAAATTCTCTCATCCTGACAGCTGGTTTACCAGCTCATTGCTCCCCTAGGTATACCTGA